A genomic segment from Streptomyces sp. NBC_00459 encodes:
- a CDS encoding WD40 repeat domain-containing protein: METLSSDSGPRTAFAERLSLLYKEAGNPPLKRVAEAVAQLQRVDERGRPVRVSVQRISDWRRAKNVPAQFAALAAVLSVLVPQARRDRPVPVSPGLYDMVQWQRLWERAVADPVGDRVTGSLDEEEPPAAEVTAVPGGVCPYRGLAAYRLEDTRWFFGRERSTDTLVAQLRAAETADTATGGLVMLVGASGAGKSSLLSAGLVPALQEGALGGPGEPAREVLQLVPGSDPLAELTRRIPGLSEILSPAGEPAAEPGTPEFAHSVRETVTAWARRDAPDSSTAAPARPVVIVDQFEETFTLCLDETVRNTFIQVLHAASSPPGPGERAGFGEGAPALVVLGIRADFYDQCLRHPELADALQHRHMVLGPLTTAELREAVSGPARAVGLELEPGLAELIVREVSTGGPRGGGTSHAFRAMGEHDAGVLPLLSHALLATWQRRKAGRLTLSGYRAAGGIQGAVAATAEHAWTSLDPAARTAARQLLLRLVRLGEDTQATRRRGTRRQLAAESTDPGKTEESLEALVRARLVTLDAESVEITHEALLHAWPRLRDWIEEDRGGNLLRQRLEDDSRSWEESKRDSSLLYRGSRLEQAHTWAKSAGDTFLTRSAVQFLAASVRLRRRTVLISRAAVAAVVVLALLAAGAALIARQQRDDAVFENVLAEADRVQYTDPSLSAQLSLVAHELRPDDASTRSRLISIVNTPLSTPLIGHTGAVYLTTFSPDGRLLATASYDRTVRLWNVADPSNPKPIGKPLAGNASWVSSAVFSPDGRTLVSAGDDGTIRRWDLSDPAHPRSLGAPLTGHDGTIYLIAFSPDGRTLASAGEDRTVRLWNMADPARPRSIGALTGAGAAVRAIAFSRDGRTLAAGGDDNAIRLYDVSKPRDPKQYDTKLTGHTDLVHSVAFSPDGRTLASGAADDTIRLWDVSDPAHAAQLGAPLTGHTDAIWSVAFSPDGSTLAAASADSTASLWNVSDPQYPSQVGEPLAGSSGEMYALGFSPDGRTLATGSGDSRVRLWSLPTSDMIGRLGVFRPDGKLLATGSRDGQMRLWNVERPDHPVAQGEPFTPGEGEVRTPVFSPDGRTLAMASGNSTVQLWNVGDPKHPVAWAPPVGLKTRFAASVVFSPDGRTLATAYEDFTIQLWDASDPAHLRPLGSQLTGYKGYVSSLVFSRDGRTLAGSSSDGTIRLWNVTDPSRATLLGKALKGHLGPVNELAYSPDGRTLASGSDDGTVRLWDVTDPAETHSLGSPLTGHTEAVESLSFSPGGEVLASGGNDNGVRLWNVSDPSRATSIGQSMSPNAKTGNFLAFSPRGGIVGVSSGADTVRLWNLDVDAAVTHICSTTRGVLTAEKWHEYLPRLSYEPPCEE, from the coding sequence GTGGAGACCTTGAGTTCCGACTCAGGGCCACGCACGGCCTTCGCGGAGCGGCTCTCGCTGCTGTACAAGGAGGCCGGTAATCCTCCCCTCAAACGGGTGGCCGAGGCCGTCGCCCAGTTGCAGCGGGTCGACGAACGCGGGCGCCCCGTGCGCGTCTCCGTCCAGCGGATCAGCGACTGGCGGCGGGCGAAGAACGTGCCCGCCCAGTTCGCCGCCCTCGCCGCCGTACTGAGTGTCCTCGTCCCGCAGGCCCGGCGCGACCGGCCCGTGCCCGTCTCCCCCGGGCTGTACGACATGGTCCAGTGGCAGCGCCTGTGGGAGCGTGCCGTCGCCGACCCGGTCGGCGACCGGGTCACCGGGTCCCTGGACGAGGAGGAGCCGCCCGCCGCCGAGGTCACGGCCGTGCCGGGCGGGGTGTGTCCCTACCGGGGCCTCGCCGCGTACCGCCTGGAGGACACCCGGTGGTTCTTCGGCCGGGAGCGGAGCACCGACACCCTCGTCGCCCAGCTCCGCGCGGCGGAGACCGCCGACACGGCCACGGGGGGTCTCGTCATGCTCGTCGGCGCCTCCGGGGCAGGCAAGTCCTCCCTGCTGAGCGCCGGCCTGGTGCCCGCACTGCAGGAGGGGGCGCTGGGCGGCCCGGGTGAGCCGGCCCGCGAGGTCCTTCAGCTCGTCCCGGGCAGTGATCCCCTCGCCGAACTGACCCGCCGCATACCCGGGCTCTCGGAGATCCTGTCCCCCGCCGGCGAGCCGGCCGCCGAGCCCGGAACGCCCGAATTCGCCCATTCGGTACGGGAGACGGTCACCGCCTGGGCCCGCCGCGACGCCCCCGACTCCTCGACCGCCGCCCCCGCCCGCCCCGTCGTCATCGTCGACCAGTTCGAGGAAACGTTCACCCTCTGTCTCGACGAGACGGTCCGCAACACCTTCATCCAGGTCCTGCACGCCGCTTCGTCGCCCCCCGGACCCGGTGAGCGGGCCGGCTTCGGCGAGGGGGCGCCCGCGCTCGTCGTCCTCGGCATCCGCGCCGACTTCTACGACCAGTGCCTGCGCCATCCCGAACTCGCCGACGCGCTCCAGCACCGGCACATGGTCCTCGGACCGCTGACCACCGCCGAGCTGCGGGAGGCGGTGAGCGGCCCCGCCAGAGCCGTCGGCCTGGAGCTCGAACCGGGGCTCGCGGAGCTGATCGTGCGGGAGGTGAGCACCGGCGGACCACGCGGTGGAGGTACCTCCCACGCCTTTCGGGCCATGGGGGAGCACGACGCGGGCGTCCTGCCGCTCCTCTCGCACGCCCTGCTCGCCACCTGGCAGCGCCGCAAGGCGGGCCGGCTGACTCTGTCCGGCTACCGCGCGGCCGGCGGCATCCAGGGAGCGGTCGCCGCGACCGCCGAGCACGCCTGGACCAGCCTCGACCCGGCGGCCCGCACCGCGGCGAGGCAGCTGCTGCTGCGGCTGGTCCGGCTGGGCGAGGACACCCAGGCCACCCGCAGACGCGGTACGCGACGGCAGCTGGCGGCCGAGTCGACGGACCCGGGCAAGACGGAGGAGTCCCTCGAAGCGCTGGTGCGGGCCCGGCTGGTGACGCTCGACGCGGAGAGCGTGGAGATCACCCACGAGGCGCTGCTGCACGCCTGGCCGCGCCTGCGCGACTGGATCGAGGAGGACCGGGGCGGCAACCTGCTGCGCCAGCGCCTGGAGGACGACAGCAGATCCTGGGAGGAGTCGAAGCGCGACTCCTCCCTCCTCTACCGGGGCTCCCGGCTGGAGCAGGCGCACACCTGGGCGAAGTCCGCCGGCGACACCTTCCTGACCCGCAGCGCCGTACAGTTCCTGGCCGCCTCGGTCAGGCTGCGTCGGCGGACCGTCCTGATCAGCCGCGCCGCCGTCGCCGCGGTGGTCGTGCTGGCCCTGCTGGCCGCGGGTGCGGCGCTGATCGCCCGGCAGCAGCGCGACGACGCGGTCTTCGAGAACGTGCTCGCCGAGGCCGACCGCGTCCAGTACACGGACCCGTCGCTGTCGGCGCAGCTCAGTCTGGTCGCCCACGAGCTTCGCCCGGACGACGCGAGCACCCGCAGCCGGCTGATCTCGATCGTGAACACCCCGCTGTCCACCCCGCTGATCGGCCACACCGGCGCCGTCTACCTCACCACGTTCAGCCCGGACGGGCGGCTCCTGGCCACCGCCAGCTACGACAGGACCGTACGCCTGTGGAACGTGGCGGACCCGTCGAACCCCAAGCCGATCGGCAAACCCCTTGCAGGGAACGCGAGTTGGGTGAGCAGTGCGGTCTTCAGCCCCGATGGCCGCACCCTGGTCAGCGCGGGCGACGACGGCACGATCCGCCGGTGGGACCTGTCCGACCCCGCACATCCACGCTCCCTCGGCGCGCCCCTGACCGGCCACGACGGCACGATCTATCTGATCGCCTTCAGCCCGGACGGCCGTACGCTCGCCTCGGCCGGCGAGGACCGCACGGTCCGCCTGTGGAACATGGCCGACCCTGCCCGCCCCAGGTCGATCGGCGCCCTCACCGGCGCGGGCGCCGCGGTGCGCGCGATCGCGTTCAGCCGCGACGGACGGACACTGGCGGCGGGCGGCGACGACAACGCGATCCGGCTGTACGACGTGTCGAAACCACGCGACCCGAAGCAGTACGACACGAAGCTGACCGGGCACACGGACCTGGTGCACTCCGTCGCCTTCAGCCCCGACGGCCGCACGCTCGCCAGCGGCGCCGCGGACGACACGATCCGGCTGTGGGACGTGTCCGACCCCGCGCACGCCGCCCAGCTCGGCGCGCCGCTCACCGGCCACACCGACGCGATCTGGTCGGTGGCCTTCAGCCCGGACGGGTCCACACTGGCCGCCGCCAGCGCGGACAGCACGGCGAGCCTGTGGAACGTCAGCGACCCGCAGTACCCCTCGCAGGTCGGCGAACCCCTCGCGGGCAGCAGTGGCGAGATGTACGCGCTGGGCTTCAGCCCCGACGGCCGTACGCTCGCCACGGGCAGCGGCGACAGCAGGGTCCGGCTGTGGTCGCTGCCGACGTCGGACATGATCGGCCGGCTCGGCGTGTTCCGTCCGGACGGCAAGCTGCTCGCCACGGGTTCACGCGACGGACAGATGCGGCTGTGGAACGTGGAACGGCCCGACCACCCCGTGGCACAGGGCGAACCGTTCACTCCCGGGGAGGGTGAGGTACGGACACCGGTGTTCTCCCCGGACGGCCGTACGCTCGCGATGGCGTCCGGAAACAGCACGGTGCAGCTGTGGAACGTCGGCGACCCGAAGCATCCCGTCGCCTGGGCGCCCCCCGTCGGACTGAAGACCCGGTTCGCGGCCTCGGTGGTGTTCAGCCCGGACGGACGCACACTGGCCACGGCCTACGAGGACTTCACCATCCAGTTGTGGGATGCGAGCGACCCGGCCCATCTGCGTCCGCTGGGCTCCCAGCTCACCGGATACAAGGGCTACGTCAGCTCCCTCGTCTTCAGCCGGGACGGCCGCACGCTGGCCGGCTCCAGTTCGGACGGCACGATCCGGCTCTGGAACGTCACCGACCCGTCGAGGGCCACCCTTCTCGGCAAGGCGCTCAAGGGACACCTCGGTCCGGTCAACGAGCTCGCCTACAGTCCGGACGGCCGTACGCTGGCCAGCGGGAGCGACGACGGCACGGTCCGCCTCTGGGACGTCACCGACCCGGCCGAGACGCACAGCCTGGGCTCTCCTCTCACCGGGCACACCGAGGCGGTCGAGTCACTGTCGTTCAGCCCGGGCGGAGAGGTACTGGCGAGCGGCGGCAACGACAACGGTGTCCGGCTCTGGAACGTCAGCGATCCGTCGAGGGCCACGTCCATCGGCCAGTCGATGAGTCCCAACGCCAAGACGGGCAACTTCCTGGCGTTCAGCCCCCGCGGCGGCATCGTCGGGGTGTCGAGCGGCGCGGACACGGTCCGGCTGTGGAACCTCGACGTCGACGCGGCGGTCACCCACATCTGCTCGACGACCCGGGGGGTCCTGACGGCGGAGAAGTGGCACGAGTATCTGCCGCGACTGTCGTACGAGCCTCCGTGCGAGGAGTAG
- a CDS encoding GNAT family N-acetyltransferase, translating into MRPDDWYLTEDVDEFLARAGDFLRSRPALHTTALTTFEKLRTGGAVADAGETPLFGRLERSGEVSAVFYRFTRRNLLSVTPLDPEQADGLADRLADLGHRFPGVSAEHGTATAFADAWQRRTGATPAFRTAINLYRLGTLTPPQPVPEGRGRPVGEDEHEHLMQWCRELAKDLKEDVTINADTWAGTRFGEKRYTYWETPDGTPVSMAGVNPMVAGHVRVDPVYTPAHLRGHGYAGAVTVEVGRAALTAGATDVVLYADPANPTSNALYRRIGYRKIADWGVYDFA; encoded by the coding sequence ATGCGCCCGGATGACTGGTACCTCACCGAAGACGTCGACGAGTTCCTCGCCCGAGCCGGGGATTTCCTGCGGTCACGGCCCGCCCTGCACACCACCGCGCTGACCACTTTCGAGAAGCTGAGAACGGGCGGAGCGGTCGCGGACGCCGGCGAAACCCCCCTCTTCGGTCGGCTGGAGCGATCGGGCGAGGTCAGCGCCGTCTTCTACCGCTTCACCCGGAGAAACCTCCTGAGCGTCACCCCCCTCGACCCCGAGCAGGCCGACGGCCTCGCCGACCGCCTGGCCGACCTCGGTCACCGGTTCCCAGGGGTCAGCGCCGAACACGGCACCGCCACCGCTTTCGCCGATGCCTGGCAGCGGCGCACCGGCGCGACGCCGGCGTTCCGCACCGCGATCAACCTGTACCGCCTCGGCACCCTCACCCCGCCCCAGCCGGTCCCGGAGGGCCGGGGCCGACCCGTGGGCGAGGACGAGCACGAGCACCTCATGCAGTGGTGCCGTGAGCTCGCGAAGGACCTCAAGGAAGACGTCACCATCAACGCCGACACCTGGGCCGGCACCCGCTTCGGCGAGAAGCGCTACACCTACTGGGAGACCCCGGACGGCACCCCCGTCTCCATGGCGGGCGTGAACCCGATGGTCGCCGGCCATGTCCGGGTCGACCCCGTCTACACCCCGGCCCACCTGCGCGGTCACGGCTACGCGGGCGCCGTGACGGTCGAGGTCGGCCGCGCCGCGCTCACTGCGGGCGCCACGGACGTCGTGCTGTACGCGGACCCGGCCAACCCCACCAGCAACGCCCTCTACCGGCGCATCGGCTACCGCAAGATCGCCGACTGGGGTGTGTACGACTTCGCGTGA
- a CDS encoding phytanoyl-CoA dioxygenase family protein: MPTTRQLLSTVQVARFVAQGVLRLDGIVPGELNKEAPGVFAEGLPSVPYGTPVPKAFPEGSFARRLVELPAVAGALESLVGADPTVDHHHVHTREPREGSAQPLHADALIDLRTDAFDVQLMYYPQEVTADMGGTLIVPGSHLRRTNESDTGRYQNLRGQTRLTCPAGTVILLHHGIWHGGRRNESDIVRHMYKIRFNPTVPQVRLWDTGDLHDPAVREELGHTFPWYEHATARLEIHNRIRLWRFLSADPDFDIEYWATRITNRPAQRRSA; this comes from the coding sequence ATGCCAACCACACGACAACTGCTGAGTACTGTCCAGGTGGCGCGGTTCGTGGCCCAGGGTGTCCTGCGTCTCGACGGCATCGTGCCCGGGGAACTCAACAAGGAGGCGCCCGGCGTCTTCGCGGAGGGGCTGCCCTCCGTGCCGTACGGCACCCCTGTGCCGAAGGCGTTCCCCGAGGGATCCTTCGCCCGGCGACTCGTCGAACTCCCCGCCGTCGCGGGCGCGTTGGAGAGCCTGGTGGGTGCGGATCCGACCGTCGACCATCACCACGTGCACACGCGTGAACCGCGTGAGGGCAGTGCGCAGCCGCTGCACGCCGACGCCCTCATCGATCTGCGGACCGATGCCTTCGACGTGCAGCTCATGTACTACCCGCAGGAGGTCACCGCGGACATGGGCGGCACGCTCATCGTCCCGGGCAGCCATCTGCGCCGGACCAACGAGTCCGACACCGGCCGCTACCAGAACCTGCGCGGCCAGACCCGGCTGACCTGCCCCGCCGGCACGGTCATCCTGCTGCACCACGGCATCTGGCACGGAGGCCGGCGCAACGAGAGCGACATCGTCCGCCACATGTACAAGATCCGGTTCAACCCGACCGTGCCGCAGGTACGGCTCTGGGACACGGGGGACCTGCACGACCCGGCTGTGCGTGAGGAGTTGGGACACACCTTCCCCTGGTACGAGCACGCCACCGCCAGGCTGGAGATCCACAACCGGATCAGGCTCTGGCGCTTCCTGTCCGCCGATCCCGACTTCGACATCGAGTACTGGGCCACCCGCATCACCAACCGGCCTGCGCAGAGGAGAAGCGCGTGA
- a CDS encoding amidohydrolase family protein gives MERDDLILISVDDHIIEPPDIFVNHLPKRYLDDAPKLVHRDDGSDVWQFRDSTIGNAALNAVAGRPKEEYGLDPQGMDEIRPGCYDVHERIKDMNAGGVLAQMNFPSFPGFAARLFATEDDDFSMALVRAYNDWHIDEWCGAYPGRFIPMALPAIWSAELCAAEIRRVAEKGCHSLTFPENPAALGYPSFHDEYWNPVWQALSDTNTVMSVHIGSSGRLAIPAVDSPPDVMITLQPINLVSAAADLLWSRPVKEYPDLKIALSEGGTGWIPYFLERVDRTFEMHATWTLQDFGGKLPSEVFREHFLTCFISDDLGVKLRHEIGIDNICWEGDYPHSDSMWPDAPEQVHGVLEKHSVPDEDTVRMTHENAMRWYSFDPFSHIPKDRATVGALRRAAEGHDVSIRSRSRQLTEPVDKLESFRSRARAAVAAAAAAGR, from the coding sequence ATGGAACGGGACGACCTGATCCTGATCAGCGTGGACGACCACATAATCGAGCCGCCGGACATCTTCGTGAACCACCTCCCGAAGCGGTATCTGGACGACGCTCCGAAGCTGGTCCACCGCGACGACGGCAGTGACGTGTGGCAGTTCCGCGACAGCACCATCGGCAACGCCGCGCTGAACGCGGTCGCCGGGCGGCCCAAGGAGGAGTACGGCCTCGACCCCCAGGGCATGGACGAGATCAGGCCCGGCTGCTACGACGTGCACGAGCGCATCAAGGACATGAACGCCGGCGGTGTTCTGGCCCAGATGAACTTCCCCTCCTTCCCCGGCTTCGCGGCGCGTCTGTTCGCCACGGAGGACGACGACTTCTCGATGGCGCTGGTGCGGGCGTACAACGACTGGCACATCGACGAGTGGTGCGGTGCGTACCCGGGCCGCTTCATCCCCATGGCACTGCCCGCGATCTGGTCGGCGGAGCTGTGCGCGGCCGAGATCCGCCGGGTCGCGGAGAAGGGCTGTCACAGCCTGACCTTCCCGGAGAACCCGGCGGCGCTGGGCTACCCGAGCTTCCACGACGAGTACTGGAACCCGGTGTGGCAGGCGCTGTCCGACACGAACACGGTCATGTCGGTGCACATCGGTTCCTCGGGCAGGCTCGCCATCCCGGCGGTCGACTCACCGCCGGACGTGATGATCACGCTCCAGCCGATCAACCTCGTCTCGGCGGCGGCCGACCTGCTCTGGTCCAGGCCTGTCAAGGAGTACCCGGACCTGAAGATCGCGCTGTCGGAGGGCGGCACGGGCTGGATCCCGTACTTCCTGGAGCGCGTCGACCGCACCTTCGAGATGCACGCGACGTGGACGCTCCAGGACTTCGGCGGCAAGCTGCCGTCCGAGGTGTTCCGCGAGCACTTCCTGACCTGCTTCATCAGCGACGACCTCGGTGTGAAGCTCCGGCACGAGATCGGCATCGACAACATCTGCTGGGAGGGCGACTACCCGCACAGCGACTCCATGTGGCCGGACGCGCCGGAACAGGTCCACGGCGTCCTGGAGAAGCACTCCGTCCCGGACGAGGACACCGTCAGGATGACCCACGAGAACGCGATGCGCTGGTACTCCTTCGACCCCTTCTCCCACATCCCGAAGGACCGGGCCACTGTCGGCGCACTGCGCAGGGCGGCCGAGGGCCACGACGTCAGCATCCGCTCCCGGAGTCGCCAACTGACGGAGCCGGTGGACAAGTTGGAGTCGTTCAGGTCCCGGGCACGGGCGGCGGTGGCGGCTGCCGCTGCGGCGGGCAGGTAG
- a CDS encoding precorrin-8X methylmutase: MSESTVFEYEKDGAAIYRQSFATIRAEADLAGLPADVAQVAVRMIHACGMVDLAGDLGYTPGVVARAREALRAGAPVLCDVSMVASGITRKRLPAGNEVLCTLTDPAVPDLAAKLGTTRSAAALELWRDRLEGAVVAVGNAPTALFRLLEMIEEGAPRPAAVIGVPVGFVGAVESKEALAGHPSRLEHLVVRGRRGGSAIAAAAVNAIASEVE, encoded by the coding sequence ATGAGTGAGAGCACAGTGTTCGAGTACGAGAAGGACGGCGCCGCGATCTACCGCCAGTCCTTCGCCACCATCCGCGCCGAGGCCGACCTCGCCGGGCTGCCCGCCGACGTCGCCCAGGTCGCCGTACGGATGATCCACGCCTGCGGGATGGTCGACCTCGCGGGCGACCTCGGCTACACCCCCGGCGTCGTCGCCCGCGCCCGCGAGGCCCTGCGTGCGGGCGCCCCCGTCCTCTGTGACGTCTCGATGGTGGCCAGCGGCATCACCCGCAAGCGGCTCCCCGCCGGCAACGAGGTCCTCTGCACGCTCACCGACCCGGCGGTGCCGGACCTGGCGGCGAAACTCGGGACCACGCGCAGCGCCGCCGCGCTGGAGCTGTGGCGCGACCGGCTGGAGGGTGCCGTGGTGGCCGTGGGCAACGCGCCCACCGCGCTCTTCCGGCTGCTGGAGATGATCGAGGAGGGCGCGCCCCGCCCGGCCGCCGTGATCGGCGTTCCGGTGGGCTTCGTGGGCGCGGTCGAGTCGAAGGAAGCGCTGGCCGGGCACCCGTCCCGGCTGGAGCATCTGGTCGTACGGGGGCGCCGGGGCGGAAGCGCCATCGCGGCGGCGGCCGTCAACGCGATCGCCAGCGAAGTGGAGTGA
- a CDS encoding HoxN/HupN/NixA family nickel/cobalt transporter, with translation MIAGNCRWQKAGAMSREEWIRVGGMAAFIVALHVIGWFTLVAIVAPEHYSVGGKAFGIGIGVTAYTLGMRHAFDADHIAAIDNTTRKLMSEGQRPLSVGFWFSLGHSSVVFALALLLSLGVKALAGPVQDDDSHLHAVTGLIGTTVSGTFLYLIAGINLVILAGIWKVFRRMRTGHFDEDALEEQLNSRGFMNRLLGRFTRSITKSWQMYPLGLLFGLGFDTATEVALLVLAGSGAASGLPWYAILCLPVLFAAGMSLLDTIDGSFMNFAYGWAFSKPVRKVYYNLTITGLSVAVAFIIGTVEILGLIADQADLHGPFWDQVSGLDLNIVGYVIVGLFFGTWAVALVVWKVGRIEERWTSGLAPREPAEAEA, from the coding sequence TTGATTGCAGGTAACTGTCGATGGCAGAAGGCTGGAGCGATGAGTCGTGAGGAGTGGATCAGGGTCGGCGGCATGGCCGCGTTCATCGTGGCGCTGCATGTCATCGGCTGGTTCACGCTCGTGGCGATCGTCGCGCCCGAGCACTACAGCGTGGGTGGGAAGGCCTTCGGTATCGGTATCGGCGTGACCGCCTACACGCTCGGTATGCGGCACGCCTTCGACGCCGACCACATCGCCGCCATCGACAACACGACCCGGAAACTGATGAGCGAGGGGCAGCGCCCGCTGTCCGTCGGGTTCTGGTTCTCGCTCGGCCACTCCAGCGTCGTCTTCGCCCTCGCCCTGCTGCTGTCACTGGGCGTCAAGGCCCTCGCCGGCCCCGTCCAGGACGACGACTCCCACCTGCACGCCGTCACCGGCCTCATCGGTACGACCGTCTCCGGGACGTTCCTCTACCTCATCGCCGGCATCAACCTCGTCATCCTGGCCGGCATCTGGAAGGTCTTCCGGCGGATGCGGACCGGCCACTTCGACGAGGACGCCCTCGAAGAGCAGCTGAACAGCCGGGGGTTCATGAACCGGCTCCTGGGCCGCTTCACGAGGTCGATCACCAAGTCGTGGCAGATGTATCCGCTGGGCCTGCTCTTCGGCCTCGGCTTCGACACGGCCACCGAGGTCGCGCTCCTGGTGCTGGCCGGTTCGGGCGCGGCCTCGGGGCTGCCCTGGTACGCGATCCTGTGCCTGCCCGTCCTCTTCGCGGCCGGGATGTCGCTGCTGGACACGATCGACGGCTCGTTCATGAACTTCGCGTACGGCTGGGCCTTCTCCAAGCCGGTCCGCAAGGTCTACTACAACCTCACGATCACCGGCCTTTCGGTCGCCGTCGCGTTCATCATCGGCACGGTCGAGATACTGGGCCTGATCGCCGACCAGGCGGATCTCCACGGCCCGTTCTGGGACCAGGTCTCCGGCCTCGACCTCAACATCGTCGGCTACGTCATCGTCGGGCTGTTCTTCGGGACCTGGGCCGTCGCCCTGGTGGTGTGGAAGGTCGGCCGGATCGAGGAGAGGTGGACGTCGGGACTGGCCCCACGGGAGCCCGCGGAGGCGGAGGCGTAA
- a CDS encoding cobalt-precorrin-6A reductase, which translates to MPHVLILGGTTEARRLAELIAAGTGLPALRVTNSLAGRVSTPRLPPGEVRVGGFGGAEGLAEWLRAHQVDALIDATHPFAETIGFHAARAAAAAHVPLLALRRPGWVPVEGDDWHEVGSLEEAAALLPALGRRVFLTTGRLGLAAFAVPALDELWFLVRSVDAPEPPHPARMEVLLDRGPFTLDGEPGERGEPRKPGERELLRRHRIDVVVTKDSGGPATAPKLTAAREAGLPVVVVRRPAVLEGVRVADGPEQALHWLMSRYS; encoded by the coding sequence GTGCCGCACGTACTGATCCTGGGCGGAACCACCGAGGCCCGCCGCCTCGCGGAGCTCATCGCCGCCGGTACGGGGTTGCCCGCGCTCCGGGTGACGAACTCCCTGGCCGGACGTGTCTCCACGCCCCGACTGCCGCCCGGCGAGGTGCGCGTGGGTGGTTTCGGCGGGGCCGAGGGGCTCGCCGAGTGGCTGCGCGCGCACCAGGTGGACGCTCTCATCGACGCCACCCACCCCTTCGCCGAGACGATCGGTTTCCACGCGGCACGGGCCGCCGCCGCAGCCCATGTTCCCCTGCTCGCGCTCCGGCGCCCCGGCTGGGTGCCGGTCGAGGGCGACGACTGGCACGAGGTCGGCTCCCTGGAGGAGGCCGCCGCGCTGCTGCCCGCGCTGGGCCGACGGGTGTTCCTGACCACCGGGCGCCTGGGCCTGGCCGCCTTCGCCGTCCCCGCGCTGGACGAGCTGTGGTTCCTCGTCCGTTCCGTGGACGCGCCAGAGCCCCCGCACCCGGCCCGCATGGAGGTGCTGCTCGACCGCGGCCCCTTCACCCTCGACGGCGAGCCCGGCGAACGCGGCGAACCCCGCAAACCCGGCGAACGCGAGCTGCTGCGCCGCCACCGCATCGACGTCGTCGTCACGAAGGACAGCGGCGGCCCGGCCACCGCCCCGAAGCTGACGGCGGCGAGGGAGGCAGGGCTGCCGGTGGTCGTCGTACGCCGCCCGGCGGTGCTGGAGGGCGTACGGGTGGCCGACGGCCCGGAGCAGGCCCTGCACTGGCTGATGTCTCGATACTCCTGA
- a CDS encoding cobalt-precorrin-5B (C(1))-methyltransferase, with the protein MSSGAAEAKGGRGAQLKHTGLRPGWTTGACATAATTAAYTALLTGDFPDPVTITLPRGQTPAFALATEELTGSYAMAGIVKDAGDDPDVTHGALVRATVRLLPAGSGVVFRAGPGVGTVTRPGLPLPVGEPAVNPVPRQLMRDHIGRVAALHGGGDGNGSGIGGGGDVEITVSIDHGEEIARSTWNPRLGILGGLSVLGTTGIVVPYSCSAWIDSIRRGVDVARAAGHTHVAGCTGSTSEKTVVAAYGLPEEALLDMGDFAGAVLKYVRRHPVERLTICGGFAKLSKLAAGHLDLHSARSQVDKGLLAELARRGGASETLAAEVADANTGLAALQLCTAAGVPLGDLVAVAARDEALAVLRGAPVAVDVICIDRAGDIVGRSGVA; encoded by the coding sequence ATGAGCAGTGGTGCGGCCGAGGCCAAGGGCGGGCGCGGCGCCCAACTCAAGCACACCGGTCTGCGCCCCGGCTGGACCACCGGCGCCTGTGCGACCGCCGCGACGACAGCGGCGTACACCGCCCTGCTGACCGGGGACTTCCCCGACCCGGTGACGATCACGCTGCCCAGGGGGCAGACACCGGCGTTCGCGCTGGCCACCGAGGAGCTGACCGGCTCGTACGCCATGGCGGGCATCGTGAAGGACGCGGGCGACGACCCGGACGTCACCCACGGCGCGCTGGTCCGGGCGACCGTACGTCTGCTGCCCGCCGGGTCGGGCGTCGTCTTCCGGGCCGGTCCGGGCGTCGGCACGGTCACCCGCCCCGGGCTGCCGCTGCCGGTCGGTGAACCGGCGGTCAACCCGGTCCCCCGGCAGCTGATGCGCGACCACATCGGCCGGGTGGCCGCCCTGCACGGGGGCGGAGACGGGAACGGAAGCGGGATCGGGGGCGGGGGCGATGTCGAGATCACCGTCTCCATCGACCACGGCGAGGAGATCGCCCGGTCCACCTGGAACCCGCGGCTCGGCATCCTCGGCGGGCTGTCCGTCCTCGGCACCACCGGGATCGTGGTCCCGTACTCCTGCTCGGCGTGGATCGACTCGATCCGGCGGGGCGTGGACGTGGCCCGGGCCGCCGGACACACCCACGTCGCCGGGTGCACCGGCTCGACCTCGGAGAAGACGGTCGTGGCCGCGTACGGGCTCCCCGAGGAAGCCCTGCTCGACATGGGCGACTTCGCGGGGGCGGTGCTGAAGTACGTACGACGGCATCCCGTCGAACGGCTCACGATCTGCGGCGGGTTCGCGAAACTGTCGAAGCTGGCGGCCGGTCATCTCGACCTGCACTCCGCGCGTTCCCAGGTCGACAAGGGACTCCTGGCGGAACTGGCCCGGCGCGGCGGCGCGAGCGAGACGCTGGCCGCCGAGGTCGCGGACGCCAACACCGGCCTCGCGGCACTCCAGTTGTGCACGGCGGCAGGTGTCCCGCTCGGCGACCTGGTCGCGGTGGCCGCACGCGACGAGGCCCTCGCGGTGCTGCGCGGGGCGCCCGTCGCGGTCGACGTGATCTGTATCGACCGGGCGGGAGACATCGTGGGGCGCAGCGGGGTGGCCTGA